In the genome of Haloarcula limicola, one region contains:
- a CDS encoding creatininase family protein, with the protein MDLTTATWTEMDDAETDLALLPVGSTEQHGPHAPLSTDTLNAETLAERAAERHPDPVVVAPPVPVAIAEEHRRFAGTLWTSESTFRSYVRDIVGSLASHGWDRVVLVNGHGGNVPALREVAGRIVRHDDAYAVPFTWFEEVGDHSSDMGHGGPLETALLRHANPETVREERLDEAAEGGSDRWGDWQGRVNLAFDSDEFTDNGVVGDPREGSAELGEELLETASRALVDLLDAVAERDPGPTAE; encoded by the coding sequence ATGGACCTGACAACCGCGACGTGGACGGAGATGGACGACGCCGAGACGGACCTCGCGCTGTTGCCCGTCGGTAGCACGGAGCAGCACGGTCCGCACGCGCCGCTCTCGACGGACACGCTCAACGCCGAGACGCTCGCCGAGCGGGCGGCCGAGCGGCACCCTGACCCGGTCGTCGTCGCGCCCCCGGTTCCAGTCGCCATCGCCGAGGAACACAGGCGCTTCGCCGGGACCCTGTGGACGTCCGAGTCGACGTTCCGGTCGTACGTCCGGGACATCGTCGGCAGCCTCGCGTCCCACGGCTGGGACCGCGTCGTCCTCGTCAACGGTCACGGCGGTAACGTTCCGGCGCTCCGGGAGGTCGCCGGACGGATAGTTCGCCACGACGACGCGTACGCGGTCCCGTTCACGTGGTTCGAGGAGGTCGGCGACCACAGTTCGGACATGGGTCACGGCGGACCGCTGGAGACGGCGCTCCTCCGGCACGCCAACCCCGAGACGGTCCGCGAAGAGCGATTGGACGAGGCCGCCGAGGGCGGCAGCGACCGCTGGGGCGACTGGCAGGGCCGGGTCAACCTCGCGTTCGACTCCGACGAGTTCACCGACAACGGCGTCGTCGGCGACCCGCGGGAGGGGAGCGCCGAACTGGGCGAGGAGCTGTTGGAGACGGCCAGTCGGGCGCTCGTCGACCTGCTCGACGCCGTGGCCGAACGGGACCCCGGCCCCACCGCCGAATAA
- a CDS encoding methylenetetrahydrofolate reductase — MSLNSLAASDAPGAETLLENVRFELMPFDSFDDEIQHLPEGATIAITTSPQLGIDRTIEKSEMAAEKGFDVVPHVAARYVEDREHLEEIARRLTEAGVTDIFVPGGDREEPAGEFESAYDLLTTLSETEYSFEEVGITGYPEGHEFLDEETLAEAMQKKEPYATYIVTQLCYDPEAVLEWIRDVRDRGVDLPVEIGIPGVMNYKRLTQISQKVGVGDSIKFLKKTTGILGFVRQLIGSRGTYKPDSLVDGLGPHADDESYNIRGLHIYTFNQTPDTESWRNGRLST; from the coding sequence ATGTCACTGAACTCGCTCGCCGCCTCGGACGCCCCGGGCGCCGAGACGCTCCTCGAAAACGTCCGGTTCGAACTGATGCCGTTCGACAGTTTCGACGACGAAATACAGCACCTCCCCGAGGGCGCGACGATTGCGATCACCACCTCGCCCCAGTTAGGCATCGACAGAACCATCGAGAAGAGCGAGATGGCAGCCGAGAAGGGGTTCGACGTGGTTCCTCACGTAGCGGCACGGTACGTCGAGGACCGCGAGCACCTCGAAGAGATCGCTCGCCGGCTCACCGAGGCCGGGGTCACGGACATCTTCGTCCCCGGCGGCGACCGAGAGGAACCGGCCGGCGAGTTCGAGTCGGCGTACGACCTCCTCACGACCCTCTCGGAGACCGAGTACTCCTTCGAGGAGGTCGGCATCACCGGCTACCCGGAGGGCCACGAGTTCCTAGACGAGGAGACGCTGGCGGAGGCGATGCAGAAGAAGGAGCCGTACGCGACGTACATCGTCACGCAGCTCTGTTACGACCCCGAAGCCGTCCTCGAGTGGATCCGCGACGTCCGTGACCGCGGCGTCGACTTACCCGTCGAGATCGGTATCCCCGGCGTGATGAACTACAAGCGCCTGACGCAGATCTCACAGAAGGTCGGCGTCGGCGACTCCATCAAGTTCCTCAAGAAGACGACCGGCATCCTCGGCTTCGTCCGGCAACTCATCGGCTCGCGGGGGACCTACAAACCGGATTCCCTCGTCGACGGCCTCGGGCCGCACGCGGACGACGAGTCCTACAACATCCGCGGCCTCCACATCTACACGTTCAACCAGACGCCCGACACCGAGTCGTGGCGGAACGGTCGGCTCTCGACCTGA
- a CDS encoding succinylglutamate desuccinylase/aspartoacylase family protein: protein MEYEPVSHAATQRRLGRLPSGADVTATVHRYDGGAGPTVYVQAAQHGIELNGPAALRRLHDRLLATEVAGTVIVVPVANSLAFDHRSYATPSAYDVMNPNMNRVWPGDSDGTLQERLADRLWDLVSDADAAIDLHTGTADMLEHVRFQAGRPAARTLATAFGTKHLLSDEDDASDDDFSGKFRTAAAREDIPAITAELRNSRQVTRSAIESGVEGVLNVLRAVDALEPVVAEPPEQRLLRDDATAAVAAESGLFEARPDVAVGDRVDAGDELGTVYCPSSFDRLQTVTAEDSGVAYSLTREAVVVAGERLAGIGTPV, encoded by the coding sequence ATGGAGTACGAACCGGTCTCGCACGCGGCGACCCAGCGCCGCCTCGGACGCCTCCCGTCGGGTGCCGACGTCACCGCCACCGTCCATCGGTACGACGGCGGCGCGGGGCCGACGGTGTACGTCCAGGCCGCACAGCACGGCATCGAACTGAACGGGCCGGCGGCGCTGCGGCGCTTACACGACCGGCTGTTAGCGACCGAGGTCGCCGGCACCGTCATCGTCGTGCCGGTGGCGAACTCGCTCGCGTTCGACCATCGCTCGTACGCGACTCCCTCGGCGTACGACGTGATGAATCCGAACATGAACCGCGTCTGGCCGGGCGACAGCGACGGAACGTTGCAGGAGCGCCTCGCCGACCGGCTCTGGGACCTCGTGAGCGACGCGGACGCGGCCATCGACTTGCACACCGGAACCGCCGACATGCTGGAACACGTCCGGTTTCAGGCCGGCCGACCGGCCGCCCGGACGCTCGCGACGGCGTTCGGCACGAAGCACCTACTGAGCGACGAGGACGACGCATCCGACGACGACTTCAGCGGGAAGTTCCGAACGGCGGCCGCCCGCGAGGACATCCCGGCCATCACCGCCGAACTCCGCAACAGCCGACAGGTGACCCGTTCGGCGATCGAATCGGGCGTCGAGGGCGTCCTGAACGTCCTCAGAGCGGTCGACGCCCTCGAACCGGTGGTCGCCGAGCCGCCCGAACAGCGTCTACTCCGAGACGACGCGACCGCCGCGGTCGCCGCCGAATCGGGACTGTTCGAGGCGCGGCCGGACGTGGCGGTCGGGGACCGAGTCGACGCTGGCGACGAGTTGGGGACCGTCTACTGCCCGTCGTCGTTCGACCGACTCCAGACCGTAACCGCCGAGGACAGCGGCGTCGCGTATTCACTGACTCGGGAAGCGGTCGTCGTCGCGGGCGAGCGACTCGCCGGTATCGGGACGCCGGTCTGA
- the glyA gene encoding serine hydroxymethyltransferase, which translates to MTYDTVREVDQAIADALEGERARQNDTLAMIASENHVSEAVMEAQSSELTNKYAEGYPGERYYGGCEYADEIEELAIERAQELWGAEHVNVQPHSGSQANMGVYLAVLDPGDKILSLDLTHGGHLSHGHPANFAGQVYDVEQYEVDAETGYIDYEGLADHAEEFDPDVIVSGYSAYPREVDFQRIQETADAADAYHLADIAHITGLVAAGVHESPVGVADFVTGSTHKTIRAGRGGIIMCGEEHADDVDAAVFPGSQGGPLMHNVAGKAVGFGEALDPEFEAYAEQTVANAKALGDRLQEHGLDLVSDGTDNHLVLVDLRPSHPDTTGKEVEEALEEAGLVLNANTVPGETRSAFNPSGIRAGTPALTTRGFDEDACREVADLIYDVVEAPHDEGIIAAVSEHVDELTDEYALYE; encoded by the coding sequence ATGACGTACGACACCGTCCGCGAGGTCGACCAGGCGATAGCCGACGCGCTCGAGGGCGAGCGCGCACGCCAGAACGACACGCTCGCGATGATCGCCAGCGAAAACCACGTCTCCGAGGCCGTCATGGAGGCCCAGAGTTCCGAACTCACCAACAAGTACGCCGAGGGCTACCCCGGCGAGCGCTACTACGGCGGCTGTGAGTACGCCGACGAGATCGAGGAACTGGCCATCGAACGCGCCCAGGAACTATGGGGCGCGGAGCACGTCAACGTCCAGCCGCACTCGGGTTCGCAGGCCAACATGGGCGTCTACCTCGCCGTCCTCGACCCGGGCGACAAGATCCTCTCACTTGACCTGACCCACGGCGGCCACCTTTCGCACGGCCACCCCGCGAACTTCGCCGGGCAGGTCTACGACGTCGAACAGTACGAGGTCGACGCCGAAACCGGGTACATCGACTACGAGGGCCTCGCCGACCACGCCGAGGAGTTCGACCCCGACGTCATCGTCTCGGGCTACTCGGCGTACCCCCGAGAGGTCGACTTCCAGCGGATCCAGGAGACCGCCGACGCCGCCGACGCCTACCACCTCGCCGACATCGCCCACATCACGGGACTGGTCGCCGCCGGTGTCCACGAGTCGCCCGTCGGCGTCGCCGACTTCGTCACCGGCTCGACGCACAAGACCATTCGCGCCGGCCGCGGCGGGATAATCATGTGCGGCGAGGAGCACGCCGACGACGTCGACGCGGCGGTGTTCCCCGGCTCGCAGGGCGGCCCGCTCATGCACAACGTCGCGGGCAAAGCGGTCGGCTTCGGCGAGGCGCTCGACCCCGAGTTCGAGGCGTACGCCGAACAGACCGTCGCCAACGCGAAGGCGCTGGGCGACCGTCTCCAAGAGCACGGCCTGGACCTCGTCTCCGATGGCACGGACAACCACCTCGTCCTCGTCGATTTGCGCCCGTCTCATCCCGACACGACGGGCAAGGAAGTCGAGGAAGCGCTCGAAGAAGCGGGTCTCGTGCTGAACGCGAACACGGTACCGGGCGAGACCCGGTCGGCGTTCAACCCCTCGGGCATCCGCGCAGGCACGCCGGCGCTGACGACGCGGGGCTTCGACGAGGACGCCTGTCGCGAAGTGGCCGACCTCATCTACGACGTCGTCGAGGCCCCACACGACGAGGGAATCATCGCGGCGGTGAGCGAGCACGTCGACGAGCTGACCGACGAGTACGCGCTCTACGAGTGA
- a CDS encoding FAD-dependent oxidoreductase — translation MDTTDSVPNRADTVIVGAGIVGCNLAYQLTELGRDDVVVVDQGPMPTTGGSSTHAPGIMFQTAEPKELSQFANYSRKLYSELEGADGQQAYNEVGGIEVARSEERMAFLQRRVEHAKAWGIEDPQLLSPSEVTDHLPLVDESQILGGYYSPTDGQVSGVVACDALAREAMDRGAEFVPHTRTEDIEIEGDSVERVVTEDGAIECEEVVVATNIWARQLGEKIDVHLPVTPVEHQYTMTESLSEMEESAVDITDHPLFENYENVSGEKAKRLLVGPDRPILRDQDNAMYYRTHGDSYGIGSYNHESIVPDPEELGGNDPDGEQGSVHEFTDVHMDTATHPDRPHKAPRQASDELLPATEGAELEHKYNGMFSESPNGLPIMGPVQSCEGLWTAAAIWVTHAGGAMKAMAEWMENGVPQLDDGPIDLSQCNVNRFDEHEGSWDFARDIGAEEYRIVYNIMHPKWVWTDNQRDIRRTPMYHTHEEYGAELWAEAGWEEPQWFESNADLVEEYGDRIPDRDGWEGVYWSPIEGAEALHVREKVGLHDMTSFNKMEVIGQDAGEFLQYLCTNDIDLDVGGIRYTLLCNEGGGVRADVTVTRTDEDRYLLLTTGREVGNNHVAWVREQSPEGVVVNDVTSSMAAMVCTGPDSRKVLSKVLDADLSDDAFPFYTSQECFAENVPVRAMRLSYAGELGWELYTPSEYGERLWEIVLEAGEEYDIRPYGNGALDALRIEKGFRLWGEDLHTEHNPYESGLGWAVDLDTEFIGKEAVAAAAEGDNVAHEVACLTLDDEDAAILDDRPVFAPGSDEALGYVHSAEYGYATGACVAYTYLPPEYADPGTDLEVLFEGDRYAATVREEPLV, via the coding sequence ATGGATACGACCGACAGCGTGCCGAACCGGGCCGACACGGTCATCGTCGGGGCCGGCATCGTCGGCTGCAATCTGGCGTACCAGTTGACGGAACTCGGGCGCGACGACGTCGTCGTCGTGGATCAGGGCCCGATGCCGACCACGGGCGGGTCGTCGACGCACGCACCGGGCATCATGTTCCAGACGGCCGAACCGAAGGAACTCAGCCAGTTCGCGAACTACAGCCGGAAGCTCTATTCGGAGCTGGAGGGGGCCGACGGCCAGCAGGCGTACAACGAGGTCGGGGGCATCGAGGTGGCCCGCAGCGAGGAGCGGATGGCGTTCCTCCAGCGCCGCGTCGAGCACGCGAAGGCCTGGGGTATCGAGGACCCGCAGCTACTCTCCCCGTCGGAGGTCACCGACCATCTCCCCCTGGTCGACGAGAGCCAAATCCTCGGCGGCTACTATTCGCCGACGGACGGTCAGGTCTCGGGAGTCGTCGCCTGCGACGCCCTGGCCCGAGAGGCGATGGACCGGGGTGCGGAGTTCGTCCCGCACACGCGCACGGAAGACATCGAGATCGAGGGCGACTCGGTCGAGCGCGTCGTCACCGAAGACGGCGCCATCGAGTGCGAGGAGGTGGTGGTGGCGACGAACATCTGGGCCCGGCAGCTGGGCGAGAAGATCGACGTACACCTGCCGGTGACGCCGGTCGAGCACCAGTACACGATGACCGAATCCCTCTCGGAGATGGAAGAGAGCGCGGTCGACATCACCGACCACCCGCTGTTCGAGAACTACGAGAACGTCTCCGGCGAGAAGGCGAAGCGGCTGCTCGTCGGTCCCGACCGTCCGATCCTCCGGGATCAGGACAACGCGATGTACTACCGGACGCACGGGGATTCCTACGGCATCGGCTCGTACAATCACGAATCCATCGTCCCGGACCCGGAGGAACTCGGCGGCAACGACCCCGACGGCGAGCAGGGGTCGGTCCACGAGTTCACCGACGTCCACATGGACACCGCGACCCACCCGGACCGCCCGCACAAGGCCCCCCGACAGGCCAGCGACGAACTGCTGCCGGCGACCGAGGGCGCGGAACTGGAACACAAGTACAACGGGATGTTCTCGGAGTCGCCCAACGGCCTCCCGATCATGGGACCGGTCCAGTCGTGCGAGGGACTGTGGACCGCGGCGGCTATCTGGGTCACCCACGCCGGCGGTGCGATGAAGGCGATGGCCGAGTGGATGGAGAACGGCGTCCCGCAGCTGGACGACGGTCCTATCGACCTCTCGCAGTGTAACGTCAACCGCTTCGACGAGCACGAGGGGAGCTGGGACTTCGCCCGCGACATCGGCGCGGAGGAGTACCGCATCGTCTACAACATCATGCATCCCAAGTGGGTGTGGACGGACAATCAGCGGGACATCCGCCGGACGCCGATGTACCACACCCACGAGGAGTACGGCGCGGAACTGTGGGCCGAAGCCGGGTGGGAGGAGCCGCAGTGGTTCGAGTCCAACGCCGACCTCGTAGAGGAGTACGGCGACCGGATCCCCGACCGCGACGGCTGGGAGGGCGTCTACTGGTCGCCCATCGAGGGGGCCGAGGCCCTGCACGTCCGCGAGAAGGTCGGACTCCACGACATGACCTCGTTCAACAAGATGGAGGTCATCGGTCAGGACGCGGGCGAGTTCCTCCAGTACCTCTGTACGAACGACATCGACCTCGACGTGGGCGGCATCCGCTACACGCTGCTGTGCAACGAGGGCGGCGGCGTCCGCGCGGACGTCACCGTCACGCGGACCGACGAGGACCGCTACCTCCTGCTGACGACCGGCCGCGAGGTCGGGAACAACCACGTCGCGTGGGTGCGCGAGCAGTCGCCCGAGGGCGTCGTGGTCAACGACGTGACCTCCAGTATGGCGGCGATGGTCTGTACCGGCCCCGACTCCCGAAAGGTGCTCTCGAAGGTGCTGGACGCGGACCTCTCGGACGACGCCTTCCCGTTCTACACGAGCCAGGAGTGCTTCGCGGAGAACGTCCCCGTCCGGGCGATGCGGCTCTCCTACGCCGGCGAACTCGGGTGGGAGCTGTACACGCCCTCCGAGTACGGCGAGCGGCTCTGGGAGATCGTCCTCGAGGCCGGCGAGGAGTACGACATCCGGCCCTACGGCAACGGCGCGCTGGACGCCCTCCGCATCGAGAAGGGATTCCGGCTGTGGGGCGAAGACCTCCACACGGAGCACAACCCCTACGAGAGCGGCCTCGGCTGGGCCGTCGATCTCGACACGGAGTTCATCGGCAAGGAGGCCGTCGCGGCCGCCGCGGAGGGCGACAACGTCGCTCACGAGGTCGCCTGTCTCACGTTGGACGACGAGGACGCGGCCATCCTCGACGACCGGCCGGTCTTCGCTCCGGGCTCGGACGAGGCGCTGGGCTACGTCCACAGCGCCGAGTACGGCTACGCCACCGGTGCCTGCGTCGCCTACACCTATCTCCCGCCGGAGTACGCCGACCCCGGGACCGACCTGGAAGTCCTCTTCGAGGGCGATCGGTACGCCGCGACGGTCCGCGAGGAACCGCTCGTCTGA
- a CDS encoding cupin domain-containing protein yields the protein MSDDFVIVDPEAVPPESFQTCETAVRKLTEPLGCTELRVNQVLVEPGEVTTPHTHDGQEEVFSAVTDGQIAIDGDVHDVPAGALVRVHPDTIRNLCNHTEERHVWLAFGAPPVGSVENFGEYVVEE from the coding sequence ATGTCCGACGACTTCGTCATCGTCGACCCGGAGGCGGTGCCGCCGGAATCGTTCCAGACCTGCGAGACGGCCGTCCGGAAACTGACCGAGCCGCTCGGCTGTACCGAACTGCGCGTGAACCAGGTGCTGGTCGAACCCGGCGAAGTGACGACGCCGCACACCCACGACGGCCAGGAAGAAGTGTTCTCCGCCGTGACGGACGGCCAGATCGCTATCGACGGGGACGTCCACGATGTCCCGGCCGGCGCCCTCGTCCGCGTCCACCCCGACACGATACGGAACCTCTGTAACCACACCGAGGAGCGCCACGTCTGGCTGGCGTTCGGTGCCCCGCCCGTCGGCTCCGTCGAGAACTTCGGGGAATACGTCGTCGAGGAGTGA
- a CDS encoding GlcG/HbpS family heme-binding protein, protein MVQSIPLETATELIEAAEAKAEDIDNPMVVTVANSEGNLVAQHRMDGAWLASVSISRNKAYTAAALETPTHELAEPSEPGNSLYGLQTTDEGRIVIFGGGYPLERDGEIVGTIGVSGGAVSQDREVAEAGVERWQELSE, encoded by the coding sequence ATGGTTCAGTCCATCCCACTCGAGACCGCGACAGAACTCATCGAAGCGGCCGAGGCGAAAGCCGAGGACATCGACAACCCGATGGTCGTCACCGTCGCCAACAGCGAGGGGAACCTCGTCGCGCAGCACCGCATGGACGGCGCGTGGTTGGCCTCCGTCAGCATCTCGCGGAACAAGGCCTACACCGCGGCCGCCCTCGAAACGCCGACCCACGAACTCGCCGAACCGTCGGAGCCGGGCAACTCGCTGTACGGGTTGCAGACCACCGACGAGGGCCGCATCGTCATCTTCGGCGGCGGCTACCCGCTCGAACGGGACGGCGAGATAGTCGGCACGATCGGCGTCTCCGGGGGGGCCGTCTCGCAGGACCGCGAGGTCGCGGAGGCGGGCGTGGAGCGCTGGCAGGAACTCTCGGAGTAG
- a CDS encoding aminomethyl transferase family protein, whose protein sequence is MSGNEEHPNHPSIDQSDRTVPRNLRQTGDPDIEMLVSTRVRKSPFFHKSFNEEGAWRATVYNRLYHPRGLIEPEDGGVMKEYDALTNDVTLWDVAVERQIRVKGPDAEELTNYVVTRDVTGMDAMDGKYVILCNEDGGVLNDPVLLRPEEDEFWFSISDSTLMQWLQGVNVDNDFDVEIDEIDVAPMQIQGPKSEDVMIDVVGEKVSDIPYYGLMEAEIDGVDVLISQTGFSGEKGFEIYVKDAQKYAERVWDPVMASVKDHGGRQIAPGHHRRIAAGIMSWGQDMDHETSPFQVNLGYQVPDDKEADYIGKEELEKQKEQIENGDYPFEHKLIGLKMAGEPIRDYAPDFWIISDPDTGEECGYLTSPWWNPDLETNIGMGFVPADKIQEVTDTPLNDDIYDETLDLEFEVHLPDEYAEEEGEPVFATVAKVPFKESVNPSAREQAKLNARKEAESSSD, encoded by the coding sequence ATGAGCGGGAACGAGGAACACCCAAACCACCCGAGTATCGACCAATCTGATCGAACAGTCCCACGAAACCTCCGTCAGACCGGTGACCCCGACATCGAGATGCTCGTCTCGACTCGCGTTCGGAAATCACCCTTCTTCCACAAGTCCTTCAACGAGGAGGGCGCCTGGCGGGCCACCGTCTACAACCGTCTCTACCACCCGCGCGGCCTCATCGAGCCCGAGGACGGCGGCGTGATGAAGGAGTACGACGCCCTGACCAACGACGTGACGCTCTGGGACGTGGCCGTCGAGCGCCAGATCCGCGTCAAGGGTCCGGACGCCGAGGAACTCACGAACTACGTCGTCACCCGCGACGTGACGGGGATGGACGCGATGGACGGGAAGTACGTCATCCTCTGTAACGAGGACGGCGGCGTCCTCAACGACCCGGTTCTGCTCCGCCCCGAAGAGGACGAGTTCTGGTTCTCCATCTCCGACTCGACGCTGATGCAGTGGCTCCAGGGCGTCAACGTCGACAACGACTTCGACGTCGAGATCGACGAGATCGACGTCGCGCCGATGCAGATCCAGGGTCCCAAGTCCGAGGACGTGATGATCGACGTCGTCGGCGAGAAGGTCAGCGACATCCCGTACTACGGCCTGATGGAGGCCGAGATCGACGGCGTCGACGTGCTGATCAGCCAGACCGGCTTCTCCGGCGAGAAGGGCTTCGAGATATACGTCAAAGACGCTCAGAAGTACGCCGAGCGGGTCTGGGACCCGGTCATGGCGAGCGTCAAGGACCACGGCGGCCGCCAGATCGCGCCGGGCCACCACCGACGCATCGCCGCCGGCATCATGTCGTGGGGACAGGACATGGACCACGAGACCTCCCCGTTCCAGGTCAACCTCGGCTATCAGGTGCCCGACGACAAGGAGGCCGACTACATCGGCAAGGAGGAACTCGAAAAGCAGAAAGAGCAGATCGAGAACGGCGACTACCCGTTCGAACACAAGCTCATCGGCCTGAAGATGGCCGGCGAACCCATCCGCGACTACGCGCCGGACTTCTGGATCATCTCCGATCCGGACACCGGCGAGGAGTGCGGCTACCTCACGTCGCCGTGGTGGAACCCGGACCTGGAAACCAACATCGGCATGGGCTTCGTCCCCGCCGACAAGATACAGGAGGTCACGGACACGCCGCTCAACGACGACATCTACGACGAGACACTCGACTTGGAGTTCGAAGTCCACCTCCCCGACGAGTACGCCGAAGAGGAGGGCGAACCGGTGTTCGCCACGGTCGCGAAGGTGCCGTTCAAGGAGTCGGTCAACCCGAGCGCCCGCGAACAGGCGAAGCTCAACGCCCGCAAGGAAGCCGAAAGCAGTAGCGACTGA